In one window of Sciurus carolinensis chromosome X, mSciCar1.2, whole genome shotgun sequence DNA:
- the LOC124972031 gene encoding ubiquitin-conjugating enzyme E2 D2-like, with protein sequence MALKRIHKELLDLARDPPAQCSAGPVGNDMFHWQAAIMGPNDSPYQGGVFFLSIQFPSDYPFKPPKITFITRIYHPNINRSGSICLDILKSEWSPALTISKVLLSICSMLCDPNPDDPLVPEIAKIYLKDRRKYDRVAQEWTEKYAM encoded by the coding sequence ATGGCTCTGAAGCGCATTCACAAGGAGCTCCTAGACCTGGCTCGAGACCCCCCAGCCCAGTGCTCTGCAGGGCCGGTGGGGAACGATATGTTTCATTGGCAAGCTGCCATCATGGGGCCCAACGACAGTCCCTACCAGGGAGGGGTCTTTTTTCTGTCCATACAGTTTCCATCTGATTATCCCTTCAAACCACCCAAGATCACGTTCATCACTCGAATTTACCATCCGAATATCAACAGAAGCGGGAGCATCTGTCTAGACATCCTTAAATCGGAGTGGTCGCCAGCGCTGACAATTTCTAAAGTGCTGTTGTCTATCTGCTCTATGTTGTGCGACCCAAACCCGGATGATCCTTTGGTTCCTGAAATTGCTAAGATCTATCTAAAGGACAGGAGAAAGTATGACAGAGTCGCTCAAGAGTGGACCGAAAAATATGCCATGTGA